One Aegilops tauschii subsp. strangulata cultivar AL8/78 chromosome 2, Aet v6.0, whole genome shotgun sequence genomic window, CACCAATAAAACATGACTAGTTTTGGTACTCTGACGACATGTGTGATAATGAGCTATGGTATGCTGTGTCTAGTATGAAGTATGTGCTATGATTTATATGAATTATGAAGTATGTCGATTGATCTACGTTGCATGAGATTATATGTAGGCATATGGTACCATGACATACCGGAGCGGACATATGTTTGGGTGGCCAACCGCGACAACCCAATCGGTAGCGGTTTGTCAGGGAAGTTGGTTCTCACCAACAGCTCTGACCTTGTCTTGTCGGATTCCAAGGGCCGTATCCTTTGGAGGACGGCGAACAACGTCACCGCCGGGGGTGACGGGGCTGTGGCGCTGCTGCTCGAGGGGGGGAACTTTGCCATCCAGTTGCAGAATTTCACGCAGATATGGCAGAGCTATGATCACCCGACTGACACCATCCTCCCCGGCTTCAAGTTATGGGCGAACTACAAGACCCACACAGCTGTGCGCATCGTTGCTTGGAAGGGTTCTCAAGACCCATCCACCGGGAAATTCCTCCTCAGTCGTGACCCCAGCACGGGCCTCCAGATCCTCACCTGGCGCGGGACAAGCAAGTACTGGCGCAGCGGACTGTGGAACGGTGCAGAAGCCTCGGACAAGAACGGATACATGTGGTCCCAGAACGTCGATGATGGGGAGACCATCTACTCGACGTACAACACTGGCAACAGCTCCTCCCGGAGATCACACTGGAAGCTGGACTACACAGGCGACTTGATGCTCAGGATCTGGAGTGGCCAGTCATGGGTGGTTCTGTTCAAGCGCCCAGATGATGGCTGCCGCCAATACGGCTCGTGTGGTCCGTTCGGCTACTGCGACATGTTCGACAAGATCAGCGGCGAGTGCAAGTGCCTCGATGGGTTCAGGCCGGCAGACGGCTTCAGCGCCAGCCCCTCCAGAGGATGCGTGAGAAAGGAGAACCTGACATGCCGCGGCGACCATTTCTTGACTTTGCCGGAGATGAAGGTGCCTGACAAGTTTGTGTATGTGAGGAACAGAAGCTTCGAGGAGTGCACTGCTGAGTGTGAGCGTGACTGCTCTTGCACCGCGTACGCTTACACCAACCTGAGCAGTATCGTGGCGACCGGTGGCCCATCAAGATGCTTGATCTGGACAGGCGAGCTTGTTGACTCTGAGAAGGCTGGTATGCTTGGTGGCAACCTGTACATTCGGCTTGCTGGTTCTCCTGGTATGTACTACTATGTTGTTACTATTGAACAAACTCATCAGTTGCATTTCATCCACAATTGTGTCAGTGAACAAACTGGGAGCACTCTGTGTTGTTTACAAGCCAGTTACTTTTGCTGTCTGCAATTCTTACTTTTGAAACAAAATTTGCAATTATATTGAGATCAAAGTTTCAAATAGCTGGATATGGCGAATAGCTGCAGCCTCAGTAGCATCCTAAATGGCGCTATAGTGCGCTAAAGCTGCTAAATTGTACACGATGTCGTTAGCATGATGTCCCACCAAATGCTATAGCACTGATATAGCATGCCATTTAAAACTTTGATTGAGGTGGATTTTTAAAAACTGCTTTGGTATTATATGCAAATGCAAGTAAATTGATACTATATTATACTCATTCAGAAAAGGATAAATTCATACTCTCACATGCTATTCTTGAATCTTGACGCAGTACTTTTTTTCCTACCATCTCCTTCACAGAACACAGTTCTGCAGTAAACACCACGAAGAGGGGTGTCAGTGTGGTATTCAAGATCGCACTTCCAGTTATAACATTCCTGCTGACACTCACATGCATATATCTCGTCTGCATATGCAAGCAAAAAGGTAGAACAAGGGACTCCAGTTTACTCTGATATGATCTTTCATGTAAAAGTGTCGAGTATTGATGTTACTGATATTTCTGCAGGGATACAAATAAACAAGGAAACCCTGAAAAAACCGGCCCTGAAACACCTGAGCACTTTGCAAGAAGTTTGGGATCAAAATTTAGAA contains:
- the LOC109753599 gene encoding G-type lectin S-receptor-like serine/threonine-protein kinase B120, with protein sequence MLFEGLPIIRRLFDQHKVILHICGAPPSMSPGIWYHDIPERTYVWVANRDNPIGSGLSGKLVLTNSSDLVLSDSKGRILWRTANNVTAGGDGAVALLLEGGNFAIQLQNFTQIWQSYDHPTDTILPGFKLWANYKTHTAVRIVAWKGSQDPSTGKFLLSRDPSTGLQILTWRGTSKYWRSGLWNGAEASDKNGYMWSQNVDDGETIYSTYNTGNSSSRRSHWKLDYTGDLMLRIWSGQSWVVLFKRPDDGCRQYGSCGPFGYCDMFDKISGECKCLDGFRPADGFSASPSRGCVRKENLTCRGDHFLTLPEMKVPDKFVYVRNRSFEECTAECERDCSCTAYAYTNLSSIVATGGPSRCLIWTGELVDSEKAGMLGGNLYIRLAGSPEHSSAVNTTKRGVSVVFKIALPVITFLLTLTCIYLVCICKQKGIQINKETLKKPALKHLSTLQEVWDQNLEFQSIMFEDIAAATNSFHDSNVLGKGGFGKVYKGILEDGKEVAVKRLSKGSDQGIEHFRNEVVLIAKLQHKNLVRLLGCCIHEDEKLLIYEYLPNKSLDQFLFDIARKSMLDWPKRFNIIKGVARGLMYLHQDSRTTIIHRDLKPSNILLDVEMNPKISDFGMARIFGGNEQQESTRRVVGTYGYMSPEYAMEGIFSVKSDTYSFGILLLEIVSGLKISSPHHLVMDFSNLISFAWNLWADGKVKDFVDPAVTESYSLDEVSKCIHVGLLCVQDSSGARPHMSSVVSMLDSEAMPRAAPRQPMYFAQINYETSDATEDLENSANGVSLTALEGR